A genomic segment from Bradysia coprophila strain Holo2 chromosome X unlocalized genomic scaffold, BU_Bcop_v1 contig_590, whole genome shotgun sequence encodes:
- the LOC119070239 gene encoding nibrin-like isoform X1, producing the protein MWILSRVNNEDKVYLLCDKPHYTVGRNKTCDIVGEQTQSSLGRFHATLHPYEDRVEIIDTESKYGTYINEQINSNVRIDPKVPVLLKDGDTIRFGFIDFTWKLEKVDIVVLTSTLNEREKNNLKRDITTLGGQFVDQWSDTCTHLVVKSLTLTVKVLQGLCHAIPIVKPDYFRAMLSSIRSNGTMPKVEMFQPAIVERVGGNTWSMEANIDRKRLFVGKTLVFMNSRQMETFKGIIECAMGKCSSLDTKKWQRRSLVNPGVIVISDSSGSTQSQVAVQTANELNDFLISKGSRMVPDSEISLAILHCSLNKFCNPNHTLKDNFESKPRTVPSKLLANDTPANQNGGSATSSTSSINVPETIDQPNTLASTVPSNSEIIELMDDDDDAMLIQSVDFAMSMEEVNNKKRKNSSDIEERSVKKRNLNKSAESDALLDKNSAPDESAASSKRGSTDKSVASTTKASQSSDIPQRSTRSASKIQSFSKTKHGIESPIEGMKNQSAKLSTASTTKGLLDKNTAPDESATSSKRDSSDKSLASATRSNQSLDIPQRSARSASKIQNFSTTEHVTESRKEVIEGRDSLSSKPSTTTKNTNNQHTRTVQQSGNKRDSTEKNSETFPTEISIIQGSQMQSRAANNSQPKWTSTQIDTPSKRKRTAHRGPTSSIFGGNDSDSDDDLFKFNNEPSVKKSRPAKGSDSDSDDNRNYPRSSGPVAPVPMLPPIPITQPQSQIAPDSWLSRPALTQTFTGNTTIRSRPRKRNDRADKAKSNNVSTGWQIGQFCISTPPVAIPTQGWCSKDTIKSASLENDMKQEDSKGKSMLEASNDSLKCGIQVITKSMNLMSTSGKVFKKQSFIVPSEIIKTTKIYEF; encoded by the exons ATGTGGATTTTAAGCAGAGTTAATAATG AAGACAAAGTCTACCTCCTTTGTGATAAGCCCCATTACACGGTGGGTCGAAACAAGACATGTGACATTGTCGGCGAACAGACTCAATCGTCGTTGGGTAGATTTCATGCCACTCTTCATCCCTATGAAGATCGTGTAGAAATTATCGACACCGAGTCAAAATACGGCACCTATATCAACGagcaaattaattcaaatgtaCGAATTGATCCGAAAGTACCGGTTCTACTGAAGGACGGTGACACCATACGATTTGGATTCATTGATTTTACGTGGAAGCTGGAGAAAGTGGATATTGTCGTTCTGACTTCAACATTGAACGAGCGTGAGAAAAATAACTTGAAAAGAGACATTACCACTCTGGGCGGTCAATTTGTCGATCAATGGTCGGACACTTGTACTCATCTGGTCGTGAAAAGTTTGACACTAACTGTGAAAGTGTTGCAAGGCTTGTGTCATGCCATTCCAATTGTTAAACCCGATTACTTCAGAGCTATGTTGTCGTCCATTCGTAGTAACGGTACTATGCCCAAAGTGGAAATGTTTCAACCAGCTATTGTGGAGCGTGTGGGTGGAAACACCTGGTCGATGGAGGCGAACATTGACCGAAAACGGTTATTCGTTGGAAAAACATTAGTTTTCATGAACAGCAGACAAATGGAAACGTTCAAAGGCATCATTGAATGTGCCATGGGAAAATGTTCATCGCTCGATACGAAAAAGTGGCAACGAAGGAGCCTCGTTAATCCAGGGGTAATTGTGATAAGTGATTCATCGGGCTCAACCCAGAGTCAAGTAGCTGTGCAAACtgcgaatgaattgaacgatttTTTGATATCAAAAGGAAGTCGGATGGTTCCGGACTCGGAAATCAGTCTTGCCATTTTACACTGTTCGCTGAATAAATTCTGCAATCCTAACCACACGTTGAAAGATAATTTCGAAAGCAAGCCTCGAACGGTTCCGTCTAAATTGTTAGCTAACGATACACCAGCTAATCAAAATGGAGGTTCTGCAACATCATCGACAAGTTCTATAAATGTACCTGAGACAATCGACCAGCCGAATACACTGGCATCAACTGTTCCCAGTAATTCCGAAATAATTGAACTAATggatgacgatgatgatgcCATGTTAATACAGAGTGTCGATTTTGCCATGTCGATGGAAGAGGTTAACAATAAAAAGCGGAAGAATTCAAGTGACATCGAAGAACGGTCGGTAAAAAAACGGAATTTGAACAAGAGCGCTGAGTCAGACGCTCTTTTGGACAAAAATAGTGCGCCGGATGAAAGTGCTGCATCGAGCAAGAGAGGCTCGACGGACAAAAGTGTTGCATCGACCACCAAAGCCAGCCAGAGCTCGGATATTCCACAGCGCAGTACGAGATCCGCTTCAAAAATCCAAAGTTTCTCGAAGACAAAACATGGAATCGAAAGTCCAATAGAAGGAATGAAGAACCAAAGCGCTAAGCTGAGTACTGCATCGACCACAAAAGGTCTGCTGGATAAAAACACTGCACCGGATGAAAGTGCTACATCGAGCAAGAGAGATTCGTCGGACAAGAGTCTTGCATCGGCAACCAGATCGAACCAGAGCTTGGATATTCCACAGCGCAGTGCGAGATCCGCTTCAAAGATTCAAAATTTCTCAACGACTGAACATGTAACCGAAAGCCGAAAAGAAGTTATAGAAGGAAGGGATAGTCTGAGCTCTAAGCCGAGTACTACAACTaaaaacacaaacaatcaacatACGCGTACTGTCCAACAAAGTGGAAATAAACGTGATTCTACGGAGAAAAACTCCGAAACTTTTCCTACAGAAATCTCAATTATCCAAGGAAGTCAAATGCAATCACGTGCCGCAAATAATTCCCAGCCAAAGTGGACATCAACTCAAATCGATACACCCTCGAAGCGTAAACGAACCGCTCATCGTGGTCCAACCTCAAGCATTTTTGGCGGCAATGATTCGGATAGCGACGATGATCTATTCAAATTCAACAACGAACCATCAGTGAAAAAGTCACGACCAGCCAAAGGCAGTGACTCAGATTCTGATGATAATCGAAATTATCCTCGATCAAGCGGACCAGTTGCACCAGTTCCGATGCTACCACCCATACCCATCACACAACCTCAGTCTCAAATTGCACCAGATAGTTGGTTGAGCAGACCAGCACTGACACAAACATTCACAGGCAACACAACTATCCGTTCAAGGCCAAGGAAACGAAATGATCGCGCCGACAAGGCGAAATCGAACAATGTTTCAACTGGATGGCAAATTGGCCAGTTTTGCATTTCGACTCCTCCCGTTGCGATACCGACTCAAGGCTGGTGCTCAAAGGATACCATAAAATCGGCGAGTTTGGAGAATGATATGAAGCAGGAGGATTCGAAAGGGAAGTCTATGCTGGAAGCATCTAATGATTCTCTCAAATGTGGTATTCAAGTGATCACTAAGAGTATGAATTTGATGAGTACCAGCGGTAAAGTGTTCAAG AAGCAGAGCTTCATCGTGCCATCagaaattataaaaactacaaaaaTCTACGAATTTTGA
- the LOC119070239 gene encoding nibrin-like isoform X2 encodes MWILSRVNNVYLLCDKPHYTVGRNKTCDIVGEQTQSSLGRFHATLHPYEDRVEIIDTESKYGTYINEQINSNVRIDPKVPVLLKDGDTIRFGFIDFTWKLEKVDIVVLTSTLNEREKNNLKRDITTLGGQFVDQWSDTCTHLVVKSLTLTVKVLQGLCHAIPIVKPDYFRAMLSSIRSNGTMPKVEMFQPAIVERVGGNTWSMEANIDRKRLFVGKTLVFMNSRQMETFKGIIECAMGKCSSLDTKKWQRRSLVNPGVIVISDSSGSTQSQVAVQTANELNDFLISKGSRMVPDSEISLAILHCSLNKFCNPNHTLKDNFESKPRTVPSKLLANDTPANQNGGSATSSTSSINVPETIDQPNTLASTVPSNSEIIELMDDDDDAMLIQSVDFAMSMEEVNNKKRKNSSDIEERSVKKRNLNKSAESDALLDKNSAPDESAASSKRGSTDKSVASTTKASQSSDIPQRSTRSASKIQSFSKTKHGIESPIEGMKNQSAKLSTASTTKGLLDKNTAPDESATSSKRDSSDKSLASATRSNQSLDIPQRSARSASKIQNFSTTEHVTESRKEVIEGRDSLSSKPSTTTKNTNNQHTRTVQQSGNKRDSTEKNSETFPTEISIIQGSQMQSRAANNSQPKWTSTQIDTPSKRKRTAHRGPTSSIFGGNDSDSDDDLFKFNNEPSVKKSRPAKGSDSDSDDNRNYPRSSGPVAPVPMLPPIPITQPQSQIAPDSWLSRPALTQTFTGNTTIRSRPRKRNDRADKAKSNNVSTGWQIGQFCISTPPVAIPTQGWCSKDTIKSASLENDMKQEDSKGKSMLEASNDSLKCGIQVITKSMNLMSTSGKVFKKQSFIVPSEIIKTTKIYEF; translated from the exons ATGTGGATTTTAAGCAGAGTTAATAATG TCTACCTCCTTTGTGATAAGCCCCATTACACGGTGGGTCGAAACAAGACATGTGACATTGTCGGCGAACAGACTCAATCGTCGTTGGGTAGATTTCATGCCACTCTTCATCCCTATGAAGATCGTGTAGAAATTATCGACACCGAGTCAAAATACGGCACCTATATCAACGagcaaattaattcaaatgtaCGAATTGATCCGAAAGTACCGGTTCTACTGAAGGACGGTGACACCATACGATTTGGATTCATTGATTTTACGTGGAAGCTGGAGAAAGTGGATATTGTCGTTCTGACTTCAACATTGAACGAGCGTGAGAAAAATAACTTGAAAAGAGACATTACCACTCTGGGCGGTCAATTTGTCGATCAATGGTCGGACACTTGTACTCATCTGGTCGTGAAAAGTTTGACACTAACTGTGAAAGTGTTGCAAGGCTTGTGTCATGCCATTCCAATTGTTAAACCCGATTACTTCAGAGCTATGTTGTCGTCCATTCGTAGTAACGGTACTATGCCCAAAGTGGAAATGTTTCAACCAGCTATTGTGGAGCGTGTGGGTGGAAACACCTGGTCGATGGAGGCGAACATTGACCGAAAACGGTTATTCGTTGGAAAAACATTAGTTTTCATGAACAGCAGACAAATGGAAACGTTCAAAGGCATCATTGAATGTGCCATGGGAAAATGTTCATCGCTCGATACGAAAAAGTGGCAACGAAGGAGCCTCGTTAATCCAGGGGTAATTGTGATAAGTGATTCATCGGGCTCAACCCAGAGTCAAGTAGCTGTGCAAACtgcgaatgaattgaacgatttTTTGATATCAAAAGGAAGTCGGATGGTTCCGGACTCGGAAATCAGTCTTGCCATTTTACACTGTTCGCTGAATAAATTCTGCAATCCTAACCACACGTTGAAAGATAATTTCGAAAGCAAGCCTCGAACGGTTCCGTCTAAATTGTTAGCTAACGATACACCAGCTAATCAAAATGGAGGTTCTGCAACATCATCGACAAGTTCTATAAATGTACCTGAGACAATCGACCAGCCGAATACACTGGCATCAACTGTTCCCAGTAATTCCGAAATAATTGAACTAATggatgacgatgatgatgcCATGTTAATACAGAGTGTCGATTTTGCCATGTCGATGGAAGAGGTTAACAATAAAAAGCGGAAGAATTCAAGTGACATCGAAGAACGGTCGGTAAAAAAACGGAATTTGAACAAGAGCGCTGAGTCAGACGCTCTTTTGGACAAAAATAGTGCGCCGGATGAAAGTGCTGCATCGAGCAAGAGAGGCTCGACGGACAAAAGTGTTGCATCGACCACCAAAGCCAGCCAGAGCTCGGATATTCCACAGCGCAGTACGAGATCCGCTTCAAAAATCCAAAGTTTCTCGAAGACAAAACATGGAATCGAAAGTCCAATAGAAGGAATGAAGAACCAAAGCGCTAAGCTGAGTACTGCATCGACCACAAAAGGTCTGCTGGATAAAAACACTGCACCGGATGAAAGTGCTACATCGAGCAAGAGAGATTCGTCGGACAAGAGTCTTGCATCGGCAACCAGATCGAACCAGAGCTTGGATATTCCACAGCGCAGTGCGAGATCCGCTTCAAAGATTCAAAATTTCTCAACGACTGAACATGTAACCGAAAGCCGAAAAGAAGTTATAGAAGGAAGGGATAGTCTGAGCTCTAAGCCGAGTACTACAACTaaaaacacaaacaatcaacatACGCGTACTGTCCAACAAAGTGGAAATAAACGTGATTCTACGGAGAAAAACTCCGAAACTTTTCCTACAGAAATCTCAATTATCCAAGGAAGTCAAATGCAATCACGTGCCGCAAATAATTCCCAGCCAAAGTGGACATCAACTCAAATCGATACACCCTCGAAGCGTAAACGAACCGCTCATCGTGGTCCAACCTCAAGCATTTTTGGCGGCAATGATTCGGATAGCGACGATGATCTATTCAAATTCAACAACGAACCATCAGTGAAAAAGTCACGACCAGCCAAAGGCAGTGACTCAGATTCTGATGATAATCGAAATTATCCTCGATCAAGCGGACCAGTTGCACCAGTTCCGATGCTACCACCCATACCCATCACACAACCTCAGTCTCAAATTGCACCAGATAGTTGGTTGAGCAGACCAGCACTGACACAAACATTCACAGGCAACACAACTATCCGTTCAAGGCCAAGGAAACGAAATGATCGCGCCGACAAGGCGAAATCGAACAATGTTTCAACTGGATGGCAAATTGGCCAGTTTTGCATTTCGACTCCTCCCGTTGCGATACCGACTCAAGGCTGGTGCTCAAAGGATACCATAAAATCGGCGAGTTTGGAGAATGATATGAAGCAGGAGGATTCGAAAGGGAAGTCTATGCTGGAAGCATCTAATGATTCTCTCAAATGTGGTATTCAAGTGATCACTAAGAGTATGAATTTGATGAGTACCAGCGGTAAAGTGTTCAAG AAGCAGAGCTTCATCGTGCCATCagaaattataaaaactacaaaaaTCTACGAATTTTGA
- the LOC119070240 gene encoding small RNA 2'-O-methyltransferase-like isoform X3, with the protein MKIVIDDSLVDIDESLLVRNSFKARPLICDYLRQRETQLQVDVYCGSIDTQHDCLLNTDVVIGIEIIEHLYPETIENVPYNIFGFMKPKVALFTTPNSECNVLFNMTEKFRHDDHKFEWTREQFEDWAYNICTRFPDYKVAFYGIGPGPDGTEHLGCCSQMALFVRCDFYDLTSNGCGDTTAEGFSYNSNQLDLPQVMKIQSESVLTEHVIINKESASEKSTTDDINRSISDEVEEMIVDMATTHIDMESYRLVTTCIYPKNMDDRSQEQKIFDEACFHLSRYMNLNDDHYDADNDIIKVPVKRIFELVYKFTSDINEFRYVMRKNNYTIDEDDVFLIKPMDTESDEEDDMPANCVDALPRQVASSDEDWD; encoded by the exons ATGAAGATTGTGATTGATGATTCATTG GTCGACATCGACGAATCTCTGTTAGTGCGCAACTCATTCAAAGCAAGACCACTAATTTGCGATTACCTACGCCAACGAGAAACTCAACTTCAGGTGGACGTTTACTGCGGCAGCATCGATACTCAACATGATTGTCTTCTCAACACAGACGTTGTAATTGGTATTGAAAT AATCGAACATCTTTACCCGGAAACCATCGAAAATGTACCCTACAATATTTTCGGCTTCATGAAACCAAAAGTTGCCCTGTTCACGACTCCCAATTCAGAGTGCAATGTTCTGTTCAATATGACAGAAAAATTTCGCCACGACGACCACAAATTTGAATGGACGCGTGAGCAATTCGAAGACTG GGCCTACAACATATGTACACGATTTCCAGATTATAAAGTTGCTTTTTACGGCATTGGTCCTGGACCTGACGGCACTGAACATCTGGGATGTTGCAGTCAAATGGCCTTATTTGTTCGTTGCGATTTTTACGACCTAACGTCGAATGGCTGTGGTGACACCACAGCTGAGGGATTTTCCTATAACAGCAACCAGCTTGACCTGCCACAAGTTATGAAAATTCAAAGCGAATCGGTTTTAACAGAACATGTCATCATTAATAAAGAAAGTGCATCAGAAAAATCTACTACAGATGATATCAACCGCTCTATAAGTGATGAAGTCGAAGAAATGATTGTTGACATGGCCACAACACATATCGATATGGAAAGTTACAGATTGGTCACTACTTGCATTTATCCAAAGAATATGGACGACAGATCTCAGGAGCAGAAGATTTTCGATGAAGCCTGTTTCCATCTCAGTCGCTATATGAACTTGAATGATGATCACTATGATGCCGACAACGATATTATAAAAGTTCCTGTCAAGCGAATATTCGAATTGGTATACAAATTTACTTCGGATATAAACGAGTTCAG ATACGTTATGCGTAAAAATAACTACACAATCGACGAGGATGATGTCTTTCTCATTAAACCGATGGACACGGAAAGTGACGAAGAAGACGACATGCCCGCCAATTGTGTTGATGCGCTTCCACGCCAAGTAGCATCGTCAGATGAAGATTGGGAttaa
- the LOC119070240 gene encoding uncharacterized protein LOC119070240 isoform X1 produces MSSEKEKDDSIPDLLNLDYSGNGSPINQQLTKLWQMVGQMIFGIIGSGEVFNHSNNISLINDNLNQIRRVIEMESQPETQFHSFVDEQRTSEDFNIATAVAGSGIGNSVRQHNALDPVSSSQNPPHNQLSSKQIQTDATQTKPTSPRTNTHDYSTHRGALSIDSFTQCQTESIFKKPASKTKRKLATDDCTIRKRICQRKMTPTRRSSQMDDSKPKSSIQHKDSSCVFEAASTSNDRVKQSTSPIDEPDASLVENILRFFKMPNFIEPITDPPHILEAINRLSKAEKSTKNIHIPEVTDFPAIVPTTVDSESKDSMSVALPTHSQSDDLKSPDVSMELSTYDEFESPASPPPSTTTSYQAPIIIPTSPKKLNSLVVEGILANFDKNKRTSLRQRKLKVPTVEEEQIITSTRSRIEQYVVAEWNGNEIDTCCKDLSTVRPSVLSKCILEVVTNTNSEPLSKEFTPPAPSLPRTHQKIVVLIKRISRTVNGFEDLVLFQLEKTMFVLGDEQVTIAGGLNLTHLFIGLTACADAESNGSCVLFVYKCLYYFSIKAIPMIYSVLMAYPTILPKFDDGEKVADFLRNTTNILQATFVIILINTNLSESNLIDSGNSLRKRDLSTYLKTYYHYPCMRPTIDDFVDILLDRLTNSCNLGNIPYSLILIAKRNGTVWADHMVQRKLLPKLNQFLSTISDGTANDERIAVLVSAISSIIKTYPITKDISGYQQLFHKILDSTTRQTIQEEAVMALLRTSRFGMVDVYKQICDWRPQTAVRRQCYLMLNTFLYRQNLSYWQNF; encoded by the exons atttgaatcaaattcgaagagtcaTTGAGATGGAGTCACAACCAGAAACACAATTTCACAGCTTCGTGGACGAACAACGTACGAGCGAAGATTTTAACATTGCGACTGCTGTAGCAG GATCTGGCATCGGTAATAGTGTCAGACAACACAATGCTTTGGATCCCGTTAGTAGCTCACAAAACCCACCTCATAATCAACTATCCTCCAAACAAATACAAACAGATGCGACACAAACAAAGCCCACCTCGCCACGCACTAATACTCACGATTATTCGACGCACAGAGGGGCACTCTCCATTGACTCATTTACCCAATGTCAAACggaaagtattttcaaaaaaccaGCTTCAAAAACTAAACGAAAACTGGCAACGGATGATTGCACAATTAGAAAGCGTATTTGTCAGAGAAAAATGACTCCTACACGAAGATCCAGTCAAATGGATGACTCGAAACCGAAGAGTTCCATTCAACATAAAGACTCTTCCTGTGTTTTCGAAGCAGCGAGTACATCAAATGATCGCGTCAAACAGTCAACATCTCCCATCGACGAACCTGACGCGTCACTGGTGGAAAATATTCTTCGCTTCTTCAAGATGCCAAACTTTATTGAACCGATCACAGACCCACCACATATACTGGAAGCGATTAACAGACTTAGTAAGGCTGAAAAAAGCACCAAAAATATTCATATCCCGGAAGTAACGGACTTTCCGGCCATTGTTCCGACAACTGTTGACTCTGAATCAAAAGACTCGATGTCGGTCGCCTTGCCAACTCACTCCCAGTCAGACGATTTAAAGTCACCAGATGTATCAATGGAATTGTCAACATACGACGAATTTGAATCTCCAGCTTCCCCGCCGCCATCCACAACGACATCGTACCAAGCACCGATTATTATCCCCACATCGCCAAAGAAATTGAACAGTTTAGTCGTCGAAGGCATACTAGCTAATTTCGACAAGAATAAAAGAACGTCACTGAGACAGCGAAAGCTTAAAGTACCCACAGTAGAAGAGGAACAAATAATAACCTCAACACGAAGTAGAATCGAACAATACGTAGTGGCGGAGTGGAATGGGAACGAAATCGATACATGTTGCAAAGACTTATCAACCGTACGTCCAAGTGTTCTATCAAAGTGTATTCTTGAAGTTGTAACCAATACGAACAGCGAACCTTTATCCAAAGAATTTACGCCACCAGCTCCATCATTACCGAGAACTCATCAGAAAATTGTCGTCCTGATCAAACGCATCAGTCGGACTGTGAACGGATTCGAGGATTTAGTGCTGTTTCAATTAGAGAAAACAATGTTTGTTTTGGGAGATGAACAAGTAACCATAGCCGGGGGGTTGAACCTTACGCATTTGTTTATCGGATTGACTGCCTGCGCGGACGCAGAATCGAATGGATCATGCGTTTTGTTCGTCTACAAATGCTTGTACTACTTCTCCATAAAGGCGATACCGATGATTTATTCAGTATTAATGGCATATCCGACTATATTACCAAAGTTCGATGATGGTGAAAAGGTTGCCGATTTCCTTAGGAATACTACAAACATCTTGCAGGCCacatttgttattattttgatcAACACAAATTTAAGCGAGTCAAATCTTATCGACTCCGGCAACTCATTGAGAAAGAGAGACCTGTCGACGTATCTGAAAACGTACTACCACTATCCCTGTATGAGACCCACAATCGACGATTTTGTGGATATTCTATTAGATCGACTAACGAATAGCTGTAATTTAGGCAACATTCCATATTCGCTAATTTTGATAGCGAAACGGAATGGTACAGTGTGGGCGGACCATATGGTGCAACGGAAGCTGTTGCCAAAACTTAATCAATTTCTATCAACCATATCGGATGGAACTGCAAACGATGAACGTATAGCAGTTCTGGTATCTGCGATATCATCAATCATCAAAACTTATCCAATCACCAAAGATATCTCCGGTTATCAGCaattatttcataaaattctggATTCCACAACGAGACAAACAATTCAGGAAGAGGCTGTGATGGCTCTACTGCGAACTAGTCGATTCGGCATGGTTGAtgtttataaacaaatttgtgaTTGGCGGCCACAAACCGCAGTGCGCAGACAATGCTATTTGATGTTAAATACATTTCTGTACCGTCAGAATTTGAGTTATTGgcagaatttttaa